In the Arachis ipaensis cultivar K30076 chromosome B10, Araip1.1, whole genome shotgun sequence genome, one interval contains:
- the LOC107620487 gene encoding protein EARLY FLOWERING 4, whose translation MFEYVILSLSSQVKLVSRHKSHRHRPSTTTTTVSTTTGESDCEVEEGEEGDPEVWANMNRSFRQVQSVLDRNRALIQQVNENHQSRIPDKMVKNVSLIQELNGNISKVVSMYSDLNSNFTNACQHRSKNGNSLRRGDN comes from the coding sequence ATGTTTGAATATGTGATTCTCTCCTTGTCGTCTCAAGTCAAGTTGGTAAGTCGCCACAAGAGCCACCGCCACCGTccctcaaccaccaccaccaccgtgAGCACCACGACCGGCGAATCGGACTGTGAGGTGGAGGAAGGGGAGGAAGGTGACCCTGAGGTTTGGGCCAACATGAACCGGAGCTTCCGTCAGGTTCAGTCGGTGCTGGACCGGAACAGAGCTCTGATCCAGCAGGTGAACGAGAACCACCAGTCTCGGATTCCCGATAAGATGGTGAAGAACGTTTCGCTCATTCAAGAGCTTAACGGTAACATTTCTAAGGTCGTTTCTATGTACTCTGATCTTAATTCCAACTTCACCAACGCCTGCCAGCACCGTTCCAAGAACGGTAACTCCCTCCGCCGCGGTGACAACTAA